In the genome of Aequorivita sp. H23M31, the window GTTCTGACCCTCCATGTTCATGATGACATGGAAGAGAATGGAGAAAAACACGACGACGACTCCTAAAAAGAGTAGATATTTAAAAAGAACCTTGGAATTTCTTTTAAAATCATTGTCGCTTAAATAATAAGCCAACTGACTGCTGACGAATTTCATAGGATTATTTTTTTTATTAAAGTCGGGATGTAAAATTAGAGTTTAGCGCCTAGTTTCCAGTTTCTTGTTTGGTCTTGGTTCTTGGGCCTTGGGTCTGGGATCTTGTTTCTATTTTCTAGTTTTTACAACTTTTTTTGCCGGAGATTCAAATATCAAGATAAATATTGGCAAAACTTCTGCTGTATAAAAAAACATCTCTAAAATGCAGAGATGTTTTTATTAATTAGACTCGGAATCTCAATTTTCCTGTTCGGCCATTTCCGCGGTTTCGAGAATGTTGAATTTTTCCAATTGTTCTTCTTCTCCGGTAAAATATGGGAACACGTCCACTATTGGAGATTCGGTAATTGAGGGAATTGTATAATCTCCCATTGTTTCCGCCATTGCAAGGGTGGTATTCTCAAATGCTTCCTTTACATCATTGGCCTGGACCAGCAAATAAATATTGGTTTTCTTTTCCTTTCCACTCTCTTCATCTAAGGCGATCAGGGAAACTTTGGATTTAAACCATCGATCTGAATTTTCAAAGGGGTGGACCTCGGAAAAATTGGCCACCTTAATATTCATTATTCTAAAATCCTCTTCCGTAAAATTTTTCATTTCCTCTGTAATTCTGGATTCGGCTTCGGTGTAGGATACGGCATCCAATAAATAAGTATCCGTGGTAACCTTTTGCTCTCCAGATTCATGTGTTTTTCTGTATTTCACCTTACATTCATACCAAGTTACGCTCATAGCTTTCAATTTTTTTAGAGTTCAAAAATAGGATTTAAAATCTAAAATATCTGTATTGTTAGATAAAGTCTTAAGACCGTTGTACTACTAGACATAAGATGTAAGACCTGATTGCTAAAAATCTGAAAACCAAGTTTATCTATCTTTCATTTTTGCTTTTTTTGAAATTACTTTCTCGTTTTAGCAAGGTAAAACACTTCAATATTGCTCCAATACCCTATTCTTATTTTTAATATCGATATTTATAAAAGCTTTATCGGAAAAGATGGTTTTGAAAATAAGAATAGATTTTCACAGTTTTGAATATTCCAGAAACCAAATAAAGCCCAAACCAAAATTTATAGAATTTATATGAATTCTAAAGAGATTTTTTTCTACCTTAATAGCACAAACCATTTAAAATAAACCTATTATGAAAACGAAGAAAAAAATTCTCACAATTTTCTCTATTATCGGATTTTTAATTCTGGCGGTATCTCTTTCCGCATTTAATGTGACCCCTAATCTGGATGAAGGGTATATGCCACAACCAAAATGGAAAAACCTTAAAGTATTGCCACAGGATATTACAAAAGATAGCTTGGATAATCTTATGAAGGGATATACCGTGGCGCTTGGAGTAAAATGTAATTATTGTCATATGCCGAGCAAAACAGACCCTACCAAATTGGACTTTGCGGATGACGGCAAAATTGAAAAGGAAATTGCCCGCGGAATGATCACAATGGCAGATGATATCAACGAGAAATATTTCAAGCCTTATTTCCCGGACCCAAAACCTGATCAGGTGTATGTAGTGGCTTGTATTATGTGCCATAGAGGAGCCCCTAATCCCGAAAAATATCTGTCACAAATGCACATGGCCTATAAAACCTATAATCCGGATAGAGACAATCGGAAAGAAAAAGAAATGGAAGAAAGACAAAAGCAATAGCTTTTTTACATTTATAAGAACGAAGAACCGTACCTCGGCTCCGCTCGGTACACGTACCTCGGATCCGCTCGGTAACCTTACTTCGACTTAGGCTTAAATCAAAATGTCCAATATTCAAAATCGTTATGATGTTTTGATTTTAGGTTGCGTTTTTCAGGTATTTCATTCTTTTCCAAAATAGTGGAAATATCATCCAACAAACTTTTGGTCTGGGCAAAATAACCATGACCTAACAGATCGGTATCAATGTCACTGGCATCTATGGTTTCAATACCTTTTGCACATACTATATCCGCTCCGCCATCCCCTACCCGACGCAAATTTTTGCGAAATGAGCGCGATGCCCTTAGAGCATTATCCTTTTCTGAAACGTAAAGTGTTATTTGTCCGTTTGAGCTACCCGCAAGCTTAGGAGCAATGTCTTTGCAGAAAATTTGTGCATCAATATCGGGCGCGGCTAAAATTATTTGGGTAAACTGAAAATCCTCAAAATTATTCTCGCGTTGTAATTCCACCAACGCCGCAGTCAATGCCCGGTTACCCATACTATGGGCTATTAAATGCAGTTTTTTCGCTCCTGTTTTCTCGCGGACATCCTTTAAAAATTGAATCATGTCCGATTGGCTGTAAACTACATTATCCTCATCGCTAAAATATCCCTCAAGACTTGCCCGAGAGGGCCAGCTAAAGAGTATTGGAGCACCTCCGAATTTTACATCGTGGGCAATCTGAGCTGTGCGCATGGCCGCTTCGTCAAAAGCCACATTGTATCCGTGAATAAATATAAAGGCATCATTTTCATCCGAATTTGCAATGGTTTGCTGAAGCAGCGGAAAAAACTCATCCTTTTGCAAAATTTCGCGATCTATTATCATAACATGTTTATCCGGATTTTCCCGAAACTCCAATTTCCACCATTTAGGTCTTGGTATTTCTCCCATTTCCTTGTTCTTGGGGATATTGACCAAAACGGTTCCATAATGAATGCTATCCCGCTCCACTCCGAATTTCACCTTGCCCTCATCCCAGATGGTATTCCGGTTAGTTCCAAAGAAGATTAATACTTCGAAGTTGCCAGTTACGTCAGGGATATTCTTTTTTTCAAACCCTCGAGTTTCCCGTGGTGGCCTAACCATTTCCCGTTCAGGAATTACCATAGCCGGAGAAGTTTTTTCAATAGCATTTGGGCTTGGAACTGTTTCTTTATAAGGTTTGTTTACAAAAATTACTAGTTTCGATTCGGCGGTATTATCTTTTTTTACATTTAGCGAATAGCTACCAATGCTTTCGTTTTCTTCTATTCTCCACAATTCTAAGGTCACGGTTTCATCAATTTGGGCGGCCACAATAATAGATACGATTAAATTTCTTCTGCCAAGAAGCCGGTATTCCATATCCCATTTTCCATTATTCCGTTTTATCCATAGGGAAGGGTCAATCTTGCTATTATCGATGGTGATTTTTACATTTTCTAAGTCGATACATGTCAGTTGAAAAATCAGTTGGGTTTCCATAATTTTTGTGGTTAAGGTTATACACTAAAGCGTTAATATTGAATCAATCCACCGCTCCCAAATAGAAGAAGTTTCCCCAGTCCCGATACTCAGGATGCTTGGTTCTGGTATAATTTTGTGCCACTTGAAAGGACTCTTTTTTGCTTTTTCCTTCTGTAATAGCGGTATAAAAGCTGACAAAAAAAGTTTCGCAACTCATAGTTTCAGCTTCCCATAAAGTACCTATAATGGTTGAAACACCTGCCTTTATAAATGCCGCAGGTAATCCTTGTAGATTATCCATAACATCAAATCTACCCAAGGCAGTTTCACACGCGCTCAAGGTTAAAAGATCTACGTTTTGGGCATCCAAGTCCATCAGTTCCCAGGCGGAAATACTGCCATCCTGGGATTCTGAAGGAACAAAGAACAACTTCTGAAAGGCAGGAGCACTTACATTGTGCAAACCGTGGGAACATAAATGTATGCGTTTGGAGATTTTACAAGCTTCCCTGAAATTGTTTTCTGTCGCATTTCCTTCTATATCCGTAAGAGCTTTAAAGTGAAATAATCCTGCAATTTGATTTGCTTCCGCTATCGCATTTACAAGT includes:
- a CDS encoding DUF4494 domain-containing protein, which gives rise to MSVTWYECKVKYRKTHESGEQKVTTDTYLLDAVSYTEAESRITEEMKNFTEEDFRIMNIKVANFSEVHPFENSDRWFKSKVSLIALDEESGKEKKTNIYLLVQANDVKEAFENTTLAMAETMGDYTIPSITESPIVDVFPYFTGEEEQLEKFNILETAEMAEQEN
- a CDS encoding c-type cytochrome; translation: MKTKKKILTIFSIIGFLILAVSLSAFNVTPNLDEGYMPQPKWKNLKVLPQDITKDSLDNLMKGYTVALGVKCNYCHMPSKTDPTKLDFADDGKIEKEIARGMITMADDINEKYFKPYFPDPKPDQVYVVACIMCHRGAPNPEKYLSQMHMAYKTYNPDRDNRKEKEMEERQKQ
- a CDS encoding alpha/beta hydrolase translates to METQLIFQLTCIDLENVKITIDNSKIDPSLWIKRNNGKWDMEYRLLGRRNLIVSIIVAAQIDETVTLELWRIEENESIGSYSLNVKKDNTAESKLVIFVNKPYKETVPSPNAIEKTSPAMVIPEREMVRPPRETRGFEKKNIPDVTGNFEVLIFFGTNRNTIWDEGKVKFGVERDSIHYGTVLVNIPKNKEMGEIPRPKWWKLEFRENPDKHVMIIDREILQKDEFFPLLQQTIANSDENDAFIFIHGYNVAFDEAAMRTAQIAHDVKFGGAPILFSWPSRASLEGYFSDEDNVVYSQSDMIQFLKDVREKTGAKKLHLIAHSMGNRALTAALVELQRENNFEDFQFTQIILAAPDIDAQIFCKDIAPKLAGSSNGQITLYVSEKDNALRASRSFRKNLRRVGDGGADIVCAKGIETIDASDIDTDLLGHGYFAQTKSLLDDISTILEKNEIPEKRNLKSKHHNDFEYWTF